One window from the genome of Oryctolagus cuniculus chromosome 1, mOryCun1.1, whole genome shotgun sequence encodes:
- the TIMM8B gene encoding mitochondrial import inner membrane translocase subunit Tim8 B → MRVCACRRAQILVRKMAELGEADEAELQRLVAAEQQKAQFTAQVHHFMELCWDKCVEKPGNRLDSRTENCLSSCVDRFIDTTLAITGRFAQIVQKGGQ, encoded by the exons ATGCGTGTTTGCGCTTGTCGGAGAGCTCAGATTCTTGTACGGAAGATGGCTGAGCTCGGAGAGGCGGACGAAGCGGAGCTGCAGCGCTTGGTGGCGGCGGAACAGCAAAAGGCACAGTTCACTGCACAG gtGCATCACTTCATGGAGCTTTGTTGGGATAAATGTGTGGAGAAGCCAGGGAATCGTCTAGACTCTCGCACTGAAAACTGTCTGTCTAGCTGCGTGGACCGCTTCATCGACACTACTCTTGCCATCACTGGTCGGTTTGCCCAGATTGTACAGAAAGGAGGGCAGTAA